Part of the Xiphophorus maculatus strain JP 163 A chromosome 3, X_maculatus-5.0-male, whole genome shotgun sequence genome, ttgttgctttttatatttataactGTTCAGGCTTGCTGTTGCTTCAGTAATAAATTACTGTTCCAGTTccagttttgaaaaacaaaaccttcttTATCTTCCTAATGTAGCTATGAGCAAACTGCAGCTGGGTTTTCTTGTGCCTTTGGGTCAGTGGTTCTGTAGGTGATTGAGTTCAGGCATGGAGACCTTCAGTCCTCAGTCTGTCCTCACTGTGGGACCTGAAACCTCTGTGGCTGATGCCACCAAGCCTTGCTGCTGGTCTTTTGCAGTCAGTCGATGGTTTTTGACCACCTGCCTCCTTGGGAATGTGGCGGCTTTCTGTTtcagccaccagggggcgtagCCATTGTCCCTGTAACTTTAAAGTTGGGTTTTATTCCTCCAGCTGTAATTCTATGAACATTCAGGGCATTTGCTacctttgtgtttctcttaATGGGTTTCTCTGAACCTTCTGGAGGCTTCCTTGGACTAGGCCATTATTGTAGCACCAATGAAACATTGAGGTCAGTAATCAGGGCATTTGAAGTGATCTTCCTCAAACAGGATGGGTGAGGGCCGTCATTGTTACATCAGGGGAGATCAAGATAAAACACCTGGTTTACAAACGCAGGCCCATCTGAAGAAATCTGTTCAGAGGGAGGAATAATTTTAATACTGCGTCATTGAAAGTAGGATTTCATGTTGAATttggataaaatatatttgttagaTTAGTTCTACTTAAGTGTTTAAcatgttttagatttgttttttgaaaatgtttatgaaatttaaaatcACATACTTGCTATTGTGAAAAGAATGaatttaaatcttcaaaatgAAATCTTGCAAGTTCATACAACTCCTTTAATTTAATACGAGTCTggcttctttttaaatttgtctttattCATGTAGCATCAGAACATTTATTTGCTGACAGTTATCAGTTTGATGTCAATGAGCTGctgtgtgatttttattctgaggttcatgtttctgttttaaaggttCTGGACGAAGGAGGCGCACAGTAAACCAGAACCAAGAGCACTGCTGATCCCATGGAGAGACCACACAGAGAACTGGGAGAGAGAAACAGGAGGTTTTCTCTGCAAATTCATCTGTGAGCACGAAGCTGTTATTTGCTCCGTCTGACTGTTCAGGCAGGAATACGGTTCAAACTGCCTTTAACCTCCTGAAGCCTTTAGATGTTTCTTcagtatttccacataatgttctttcctctATTTTATGAAGTTCACCTGCAGTAAACAGCCCCacaacataatgctgccacctccatgtttcacagttgGGATGGTGTTCTCAGGATTGTAAGCTTCCAAAGGGCATGTCTCCTTCTATGTGCATCTGCAAActtcaatctgttttttaatgtttcttttgaagTATTAGCTTCTCCCTGGCAGAGTGTccagttttaaaaattgttgGTGCCAACCTGAACCGGTCTCTGTTTGCTTGCTGTCGTTGAACTTGTTGCTGTGATACTGAGCCACACCAGGTTGGTTCCATAAACACGGATCCACGTAACCAGGCAGCGCCAGCAGTCATTGTAACCAGGCGCCATTTCGAAGAAGACTCTTAATTTATAACGAGACAAAACGTGTCTCCAAATAAGCTGAGTGAAGTTGCCGCGCCCCCAACTTCTTCAAATCTGACAAGACTGGTGTCAAATATTTCTGCTGTGAAAGTTTTTGCTTGTGCCGCTATAATTTTAAGGATATTAATAGAGAAGTTGCCAGAGGTCAACAGAGGTCATCATCAATATCttaaaagcaaaagcagcacaaatgtttgcagagttaattgtttgattttataaatgtgAGCAGGGAGGTTGACCTCTGGtgacctctggaaacttttttattaacaaaatgaaagcagcaCAAAGGAACATTTTGCTGCACCAACATTTGACACATTAATATGTTAGATTTGAAAACGGAGGGAGGAAAAGTTCACTCAGACTTCCAAAAACTGGAAtgtaaacttgattgattgattgattgattgattgattgattgattgattgattgattgattgattgattgattgattgattgattgattgattgattgattgattgattgatgtggTGAGTAGAGTTCGGTCGTGGTTTTCTgcatttacttgaataactttGTGAAATAACTGCTTTGCTACTCTGtgctttttatttgagtaattttatgatAAAGTATTGATGCTCTTACTTCAGTAAAATTCCTGGGTTTTCTACCCactgagtaacttcactgaatgaaaaacaaacatgttttaaacatgttaaaaattcaccagacacacacctgcagtttttactAGTTTCATAAATTTtgtcttggggaaaaaaatgatttagaaaatttttctttttcctgatttGTTATTTCATAATTATAGTATTTATATACATTATTTTCATCTAgttctttaaaataccaatatttccacataactttgtTCCGTCTGGTGGTGtaatgtttaaatatgaaataatttcgGTTTTCATCAGTTATTCAggctttttacaaaatacttttttactcttacttgagtaacttcaTGGACGGTTACTTTTTGCTGTAACTGGAGGATAATTTCTGGTTCCTCTGGTTGGTTTCATCCATCTGACTTCATGATGGCAGCATCATCGCTGTGGTTCTTCACCTGTCGGAGGGTCCGGCGCATTTCAGCCTCACTTCTGTCAGACTAGCTTGCAGTCTTCggagtgtgaatgtgtgaatgtagtgtgaagcgctcTGGGCTCTGAAGGCCAAATAAAGAGgcatttcttgttttacatGTTGTGTCTGCATGGTGtgaagcagaagcagaaatgtttctcaTAGCAGAAAAAGAGTTGATAGAGTCCTGCTGCTTCACACTCAGGTCgtctttaaaaacaggaagaggaaccGCCCAGTTCACAGGCTCTGATcgctccagcagctgctggacagttttctcatgtttaaatctttattattttctttgtgaagAATGAAGAGCAAAGAGGACAACGACATTTATTCTACAGTGaatatcaaaaatgaaaaaccttCTCCAGAAAGTAAGTGACTCCATataaattacagattttatgaatatttaaaagcaaCACTGTAACTCAAATCCacttaatatgtttttattatctctATAGAAAGTTATAATGTGATGTAATAGGAATTGTTTCTATGTCGCATATAAACATAGATCCCAGAGAGCCTTAATCTCATTAAGCCAGGTTTAGCTgtacagaacatttcagcaacaagtcaAAGTCcttcacacaaagaaaacataaaaaggagaGTAGTTACAATGCAGTGGCATAATAAAGGAAAGTAAATACAATTTGGAGTTTGGACTAAAATTAATGATGTTTCAGTTATAAATAAGATTCAACTGCAACTCTACACAAATATGATTTAACTTGGTCGAAATGAACTCAGGGTTTagtcatttttcacattttctggaagtttgttccagattagtgaAGTATAAAAACTCAATGCCGCCTCTTCATGtgtggttctgattctggaGATGCAGAGTACACCAGAACTTACAGACCCAAATGGTCTCATAGATGAATCCCACCAGGCAGACCCATGAAGACACTCCTCCACTGATCAGTTCGACTGAAGATtcacacatggatgagtttctgtCTAGATCTAGTGGGGACATTTGTCTGATAAAGTTAGACGTATTCTTAAGAtaaaaggccgactttgtaatcgtctttatgtgtctctgaaggctCAGGTCACTGAAGCCAGATTAACGCTCTGATCACTAGTTTCTgactgtaataactgaagctgtgtgctgactcttgatcggtcctgacattgtaATGTGGAGCTGCATCACCTGCACAGTAATGGAAACTCATCTTGTTGTTTGTTATAACCTGGGTTCGTGGGAACATGTACATATGAAATAGAGTCTTCAACATGGAGCGCTGCATGTGAGGTTTGGAAACTCTGGTCTAAATTTACCTGTTGGCACAAACAAGACCCAAAGAAGAGGAAGTGAAAATCTTCCTAACTCTGATGTTCAGTGATGGTTATAAAGATAAGAAGctgaacaagaagaaaaagaacaagtGACAAAATAGCTAGATCCCAAGaaagtttgcatgttttgatGTTGCAAAGTCAGAGCTAATAACACTGAGTGCTGAAGGAAAATTCAAAGCCAGTAAAGGATCATGTGACTGGACTGCAGAGATCATAACATCGACACCAATCCAGGCCTGAGTGGCACCAGAGACTCAGGCTGGGatccaaacaggaagtagagtgAAGGTCAATAAAAAGCTCTTTACTTTCTCTTTCTGTGAAGGGCTTTGAGACGTCCTTtactttgaattaaatttaactgAAGTCAGGTTAAAAATACAGCTCCATGTTAGAATGCAAGTCTGTCAAAGGAAATCTAAATTAAACCACATCAGCAGCCATTCTGATCATCATCGTTTCTTTCAGGTCGAGCAGAAGAGGAAGCATCAACACCCTGTCGCTGCTCTCTGATGCTGCTGTGTTCTCTGACTTTTTCTGCCCTCTTAGCTGCAAGAATTGTCATCACCATGCAGAGTGAGTTTCACttcaacaaaataaactctACACAGCTTCCTTTAGGTAGGAGGAGTTATGACGGTTAATAAGGGACGCGGGTATGACGCCACGAGTCACTTTGACTTAATGCTGCCCAGTTTAAACCTACTGAGatgttaaagtttcagaagaAGAAGCTGGGAGATGAGCTGGCCTGCAGATCAGCAACAACAAGCTGAGCAGGGCAGCAATCAGCTCAACATCCTTTGGTTCTAAGAAAACTGTGATATCCTGaaagacaaactgaaaatgttgatGCTTCTCTAGCattcactgatttttttttcttgtttttatagttAATGTGATGATGATCAAGCAACAGGAAACTATCAATAATGTTACCACAGAAAATGAGCGACTGattgaggaaagaaaaataatggaGGACCAGAACAAAGAGCTGAACAGGACACTGGGACTCATCctgaaatttgaaaacattccAGCAAAAGACCTCTGCCCTAACAAAGGTCAATAGTTTCCTACATTAACTTTAAACTTCTGgattaattattttgttatttttttagtatgtGCTTATAAAGTGGTTTTCAAGACATACCAGATCATTATTATCACAGGTTTACTTTTAAACGCCCCACCAAAGTGAGCCAGGGCCTGGGTGGGAGCGGAGGGAAAGTGATTTATGAGCAACAGGTTTATTGgttttttatgtcaaacaatattatttttgttttgagtgtACCAAGCATAGAGCCCTGTGGTACGCTGCTTCTATTTGAATAGTAACTTAATCACCTTCCAATACTGTTGGGTTTCACTCCATTTCTAAAGACTTTTGACTAATTTTGACGactgaaacattaaatatttattcacagggatttcttttatatatagttttttttagtttattttattttaccaaagtTTCACTTCTTTCTGCTCTTTCCTCTCGTCTAATGGATCCAGAGTGTAAAGCGTGCCAGAAGAACTGGATTCCCTTCCAGAAAAAATGCTACTTTTTTTACAGTCCACATCCGTGGCTGACCTGGAGTAAAAGTCGAGATTTCTGTCAGGACAAACATGCAGATTTGGTCGTTATTGATGATCTGGAGGAGCAGGTAAAACCTGACACCACCTCTACACTAACATAAGAGTTTAAAACAACCTTGCAAGTCTGGACGTTTCTGTGTAAAGATGATGGCCTGTCGTAAGAAggtttataaaaatctaaaataatctgCTCACAGGAATTTGTCAGCAATCACACCAAATACTACTATGACAACGACCATGGATACTGGATGGGATTACAACAAACTAACAACAACTGGATCTGGGTTGATGGACGAAGAGACACTCTTGGGTaagaaccaaacaaaacaaaaatgtaaatgaaacattttagtatTTTCCCCTATAAACCAGCACATTTCCACGTTGTCTCAGCACGCCTGCAGTAATCAGGACGGATTATTTCATCTGTTCGTGAGACGTGCTCACAAACAGATTAAACCGATTTGTGAACAATATCTGAGAGAAATAGTAAATAGGAAAAGTCTTGGATCTTTGTGTAAAAGAtcttttatgtaaaagaaagagaaactattaataaaacatttttatatattccaCCAAGGTTGTAGAAGAGTTAAAGCTACATACTTTTCCAATGGTTGCCCAACAGGCTGTTATTGTGACAACATAATCATCTGATGATGCAGATTTATCCGTCACTGAACTCTGGGTTTGTTCCCAATATGGATATAACTCTGACATCAAGAAAAATGCCAAAAAGTAACATTATGATTGTTagaagtaagaaaaataatccaataaCTCCTGACCAGAGTTATAACAGGTTTTAGTTTTCCAttacagtttagttttatttattgtgactttttgtctagtttagttagttttaattaatttgaactCTGTGCCTGAAAATATTACCAATGagctgagattttattttgttctgaggttcatgtttctgtcttaAAGGTTCTGGGTGAAGGAGAATCTCCGTACTTCAGGTCCAAAAGCGCTGCTGATCCCGAAGAGAAAATTCACAGAAAGTTGGGCCAAAGCAGGTGATGGTTTTGCAAACAAATTCATCTGTGAGCGTGAAGCTCTTCTCGGGTTCATGTAGCAGGATTCCTGCAGGATTGATACAGCGTGTCATAGATTTTTGGTAAATTTCAgaactgaacatgaaaacatCTTTATGTTCAAGTTCTCTCACTTtagaacagaaaatatatttaaaataaacccaaagcatAAGTTGATCCAAAGCTTATTTTGACAGGAATGTGGATTCCTGTCCACACTGGGTTCACATTAGGAGAATCTGGTTtcagagaatttatttttggagTGGACCAAACGGAGCCCTGATGTATGCCACGTCTAGAAATCTACCTTACTAGATTTGTATCACACTCTGCCTTTCTTCAGCAACTTTTGGTATTAAGGCAAATCATATGTCCATCataatttatacatatatatattagagATTATTTAACCATTGTgattatgtttgtgtttcattagGAGGAGGTTACTGAAAACCAAAAATCCTTTAAGTCTGCAGGACTTCTTCACATTaagcaaaatattattttgcatGAACAGCCTTTCACTTTGCTCATCAGagtaaatcattatttttaatgcagtAAAAGGCTTATGAAAGGCAACACGTGCAATCATTTCTCATGTATctgtatttattatattttatattttttc contains:
- the LOC106700272 gene encoding natural killer cells antigen CD94-like is translated as MKSKEDNDIYSTVNIKNEKPSPESRAEEEASTPCRCSLMLLCSLTFSALLAARIVITMQINVMMIKQQETINNVTTENERLIEERKIMEDQNKELNRTLGLILKFENIPAKDLCPNKECKACQKNWIPFQKKCYFFYSPHPWLTWSKSRDFCQDKHADLVVIDDLEEQEFVSNHTKYYYDNDHGYWMGLQQTNNNWIWVDGRRDTLGFWVKENLRTSGPKALLIPKRKFTESWAKAGDGFANKFICEREALLGFM